Proteins encoded together in one Impatiens glandulifera chromosome 1, dImpGla2.1, whole genome shotgun sequence window:
- the LOC124914394 gene encoding abscisic acid receptor PYL4-like: MPPSVIHNPSSYHNHSQPSPAPRATTPDPRATTTAVPDSISHFHTHPITPNQCCSSVIQQINAPISTVWSFLRRFDNPQAYKHFLKSCHVINGDGNVGTVREVHVISGLPAANSKERLEILDDESHVISFSVVGGDHRLANYRSVTTLHPAGREQGESTVVVESYVVDIPAGNTKEETCVFVDTIVKCNLQSLSQIAQDLARRTCN; encoded by the coding sequence ATGCCTCCTTCAGTTATACATAATCCCTCCTCCTATCACAACCATTCTCAACCATCTCCGGCGCCACGCGCCACCACTCCAGATCCACGCGCCACCACCACCGCCGTTCCAGACTCCATATCCCATTTCCACACACACCCAATAACTCCAAACCAGTGTTGTTCCTCCGTCATTCAACAAATCAACGCCCCAATCTCCACCGTCTGGTCTTTCCTTAGAAGATTCGATAATCCACAAGCATACAAACACTTTCTCAAGAGCTGCCACGTCATCAACGGCGACGGCAACGTCGGTACTGTCCGTGAAGTCCACGTCATCTCCGGTTTACCGGCGGCTAATAGTAAGGAACGTCTGGAAATACTCGACGACGAGAGCCACGTCATCAGCTTTAGTGTCGTTGGTGGGGACCACCGATTGGCTAATTACCGGTCCGTTACCACTCTTCATCCGGCCGGTCGGGAACAAGGAGAGTCGACCGTTGTTGTGGAATCGTACGTTGTTGATATTCCGGCCGGTAATACTAAAGAAGAAACTTGCGTTTTTGTTGATACGATCGTGAAGTGTAATCTTCAATCGCTATCGCAGATCGCTCAAGATTTGGCTAGACGAACATGTAATTAG